The Pontibacter korlensis sequence GTACTACACCGCCACGTTTGGCTGCCCCAGTTCTTTTCCCTGCATGCACTCAGCGGGCTCTGGCAATTTCAACTAGTGCTGTTTATAGTAGCTGCCATATTTGCCTTCTGCATGCTATTGGGGTACAAAACACGTATCTCCACCATAGCCACGTGGCTACTGCTCCTATCTTTGCAAAACCGTAACCCGCTTATAGCACAGGGCGGCGACGACTTGCTTCGAATGCTGCTGTTCTGGGGTATTTTTCTGCCGTGGGGCAGGTTCTACTCCGCAGATGCCGTGCAGGCCCGGAAACAGGGCATTGTTCACCAGCAGACTAATCACTTCAGCACCGCCACTATGGCCTATGTTCTGCAGGTAGGGCTGGTATACTTTTGCACCGCCTTACTAAAAGACTCCCCGGAGTGGCACACAGAAGGCACTGCCTTATACTATGCCCTCAGCCTGGATCAGATCCTGATGCCTGTAGGCCGTCTAATTTATCCTTACCCGGAGCTGCTGCGTGTGCTCACCCTGGCAGCTTACTACACAGAGCTACTGCTGCCCTTCCTGCTGCTCATTCCGTTTTTCAACAATTTCTTCAGGATGGTAGTGGTGCTGGTGCTGGTAGGCTTCCATATCGGCATAAGTCTTACCTTATTTGTGGGACTTTTCTACCTGATCAACATTGCCTCCGTGGCCGGTTTACTGCCAACACCAGCCATGAACTGGATCGACCGGCGTCTGCTGGGCTCTTTCCGCAAGCCGCACCTGGGGCAGTTTAAGCATGTTTTCAGCCGGTTTGAGACTCCCGTAAGTATACTGGTGCAGACGAAGTGGCAAAAGCCGCTGTTCCCGAAGCACCTGCTGTCTCCTATGCGTAACGGTTTTGTGGCTGTTGCTTTGTTCTACTGCATCTGGTGGAACCTGAGTGGCACCAACCTCTCTATCCACAAACTACCCGACCAGAGCCGTTGGTTTGGCTACCTCCTGCGCCTGGACCAGCACTGGGGCATGTTTTCTCCTGTGGTATTCAAGGATGACGGCTGGTATGTATTGGAAGGCTATACTGCCAATGGCGTAAACATAGACCTGAACCAGCAGGGCAAGGAGGTAAACTACAGCAAACCTGCATCTGTCGTATCACTGTTTAAGAACGACCGCTGGCGTAAGTATTCTGAGAACTACCTTTTCATCCACAACGCCTACATGCGCCCGTACTACTGCAATTAT is a genomic window containing:
- a CDS encoding HTTM domain-containing protein, which produces MKYLELYLRKVFTVDLRALAVMRIWLAGIVLIDLAIRATDIEAHYSNLGVLPLHVLHRHVWLPQFFSLHALSGLWQFQLVLFIVAAIFAFCMLLGYKTRISTIATWLLLLSLQNRNPLIAQGGDDLLRMLLFWGIFLPWGRFYSADAVQARKQGIVHQQTNHFSTATMAYVLQVGLVYFCTALLKDSPEWHTEGTALYYALSLDQILMPVGRLIYPYPELLRVLTLAAYYTELLLPFLLLIPFFNNFFRMVVVLVLVGFHIGISLTLFVGLFYLINIASVAGLLPTPAMNWIDRRLLGSFRKPHLGQFKHVFSRFETPVSILVQTKWQKPLFPKHLLSPMRNGFVAVALFYCIWWNLSGTNLSIHKLPDQSRWFGYLLRLDQHWGMFSPVVFKDDGWYVLEGYTANGVNIDLNQQGKEVNYSKPASVVSLFKNDRWRKYSENYLFIHNAYMRPYYCNYLVRRWNEDHPHQPIKQLEVIYMKEPSLPNYELAVPTREVLCTCANLPE